One stretch of Prosthecobacter dejongeii DNA includes these proteins:
- a CDS encoding tyrosine-type recombinase/integrase has product MAALRKKPRSPFWFACFTLPDGRRVQRSTKETTRKAAQAKADGWEKLSKERAKARQAHRVIADIYKSAHNKELPDATPRAFITAWLTRRQGELAPASYAAYSGRATHFLSWLEAAADGPMADLETRHFTAYRDALAARVSASTANHGIKLLRVILEDARRDNFIADNPAKDCGLLKQETDTARRPFTLVELRSLMGAADEEWRSMLMFGLYTGQRLGDLARLTWANVDLQAGEIHLRTAKTKRFIRVPICTPLMEHIEGLPAGDDPKAPLHPRAATSKQVTVSRQFGELMAVAGLRAAVNHDASKKGRGSRRAVSELSFHSLRHTATSMMKNAGVSPAVVQDIIGHDSAEMNAQYTHIESKTKRDALDKMPNLLKP; this is encoded by the coding sequence ATGGCCGCCCTTCGCAAAAAACCCCGCTCCCCGTTCTGGTTTGCCTGCTTTACCCTGCCTGATGGCCGCCGTGTGCAGCGGTCCACCAAGGAAACGACCCGCAAGGCAGCCCAAGCCAAAGCGGATGGATGGGAGAAGCTATCCAAAGAAAGAGCAAAGGCCCGACAGGCTCACCGCGTCATTGCCGACATCTACAAGTCAGCCCATAACAAGGAACTGCCAGACGCCACCCCTCGCGCCTTCATCACTGCATGGCTGACGCGTCGTCAGGGCGAGCTTGCCCCCGCCAGCTACGCCGCATATTCAGGCCGCGCTACGCACTTCCTTTCATGGTTGGAGGCTGCCGCTGATGGCCCCATGGCTGATTTGGAAACAAGGCACTTCACCGCTTATCGTGACGCCTTAGCCGCCAGGGTTTCCGCCAGCACGGCAAACCATGGAATCAAACTCCTGCGGGTGATTCTGGAGGATGCACGCCGTGACAACTTCATTGCCGATAACCCCGCCAAGGATTGCGGCTTGCTCAAACAGGAGACAGACACGGCCCGCCGTCCTTTCACTCTGGTGGAATTGCGCTCTCTCATGGGGGCCGCAGATGAAGAATGGCGCTCCATGCTGATGTTTGGCCTTTATACCGGGCAGCGTCTCGGAGATTTAGCGCGGCTGACATGGGCCAACGTGGATTTGCAGGCAGGGGAAATCCACCTTCGCACGGCCAAAACAAAACGATTCATCCGTGTGCCTATTTGCACGCCACTCATGGAGCACATTGAAGGCTTACCTGCGGGCGATGATCCCAAAGCGCCCCTTCACCCTCGCGCCGCCACCAGTAAGCAAGTGACCGTTTCTCGCCAATTTGGCGAACTGATGGCCGTTGCCGGACTCCGCGCCGCCGTGAATCATGACGCCAGCAAAAAGGGCCGTGGTTCACGCCGGGCCGTTTCCGAACTGTCCTTTCACTCACTCCGCCATACGGCAACCAGCATGATGAAAAACGCGGGCGTCTCGCCTGCCGTTGTGCAAGACATCATCGGCCATGATTCCGCCGAAATGAACGCGCAATACACCCACATTGAAAGCAAGACCAAGCGAGATGCTCTGGACAAGATGCCTAACCTTTTGAAGCCATGA
- a CDS encoding hybrid sensor histidine kinase/response regulator produces the protein MIGQDRTRILIVENEGLVGCDMAACLTGLGYRVVGTCATGEEALRLYDELQPDLVLMDVHLNGPLDGIETAKRLQKRGHVAVIYVTACADLETVHRARETNPHGYLLKPFNQDELRLTVEVAASRHQADRERMSRERSYFETFQSLADGVIAADLGGVIVFMNPAAARITGWPEAQVVGRSLHEVFRIYHASGQPAAVELTSATQTLPERTVWLTTLDGSRVAVQDRSTPLRDQSGQLTGVVILFRGLASPAVENQPSVPTPSDRAAQAPLVDVVESISDPLIALDSRWKLIYVNASAQRLFERGPEKLLGANLWDLLPTATRESHYEALAHALLHRESVTRELYFEEKQTWLEIRGHPFAEGLLVLMQDITSRREEAERRNRLDRLESLGLLARGFAHEFNNLLTVLLGNISLAEMRLRSAVQLPELHTAKQATLQAQGLVQQLLTFARGGAPIKRPTLLSDLVEQFFLHHSRATRIEYRLELAPRLPNLAVDPAQIRRLLGNLIRNAEQAQPEGGLITVRCVAADPGEMFPHELLTDHPSQPSGIVIEVIDAGEGILAENLTHIFEPYFSTRKAENATGLGLTVCESIAKAHGGSLSVRSEAGRGTTVRFYLPVDADGEEVDSIGLTTAFDSAPPSAAPRILVLEDDPLIRSLIVRNLSSQNYEIAESAEGSETVRLYQESLQAGHPYDLVILDLSIPNGMGGVRTMERLRQLDPEVLAIVSSGYSDDPVMAKPAAYGFAAVLPKPYEPADMLRLVKTVLAQREVRK, from the coding sequence ATGATTGGCCAAGACCGTACCCGCATCCTAATCGTCGAGAACGAGGGTCTCGTGGGCTGTGACATGGCTGCGTGTCTCACGGGGCTGGGTTACCGCGTGGTGGGCACTTGTGCGACGGGGGAGGAGGCGCTGCGCCTTTACGATGAGTTGCAGCCGGACCTGGTCCTGATGGATGTGCATCTCAATGGCCCGCTGGACGGGATCGAGACGGCGAAGCGCCTGCAAAAGCGGGGGCATGTGGCGGTGATCTATGTCACGGCCTGTGCGGACCTGGAGACGGTGCACAGAGCCCGCGAGACGAATCCCCACGGTTATCTGCTGAAGCCTTTTAACCAGGATGAGCTGCGCCTGACGGTGGAGGTGGCTGCCTCTCGCCACCAGGCGGACCGGGAGCGGATGAGCCGGGAGCGCAGTTACTTTGAGACTTTCCAGAGTTTGGCGGATGGGGTCATTGCGGCCGATCTGGGGGGTGTGATTGTGTTTATGAACCCCGCTGCGGCGCGCATCACGGGCTGGCCTGAGGCACAGGTGGTGGGCCGCTCTCTGCATGAGGTGTTTCGCATTTACCACGCCAGCGGCCAGCCGGCTGCGGTGGAGCTGACCTCTGCGACGCAGACTTTGCCGGAGCGGACTGTGTGGTTGACGACGCTGGATGGATCGCGAGTGGCAGTACAGGATCGGTCCACGCCGCTGCGGGATCAGTCTGGCCAGCTCACGGGTGTGGTCATTCTTTTCCGTGGTCTGGCCTCTCCAGCGGTGGAAAATCAGCCGTCTGTGCCTACGCCGAGTGACCGTGCTGCGCAGGCACCGCTGGTGGATGTGGTGGAGAGTATTTCAGATCCCCTCATTGCTTTAGATAGTCGGTGGAAGCTGATCTATGTGAATGCGAGTGCGCAGCGCCTGTTTGAACGCGGGCCGGAAAAGCTGCTGGGGGCAAATCTCTGGGACCTGCTGCCGACGGCGACGCGGGAGTCCCACTACGAAGCCTTAGCTCACGCTCTGCTGCACCGTGAGTCGGTGACGAGGGAGCTGTATTTTGAGGAGAAGCAGACGTGGCTGGAGATTCGCGGCCACCCTTTTGCCGAGGGACTGCTGGTACTGATGCAGGACATCACAAGCCGCCGGGAAGAGGCGGAACGGCGGAATCGGCTGGATCGGCTGGAGTCTCTGGGACTGCTGGCTCGTGGTTTCGCACATGAGTTTAATAATTTGCTCACCGTCTTGTTAGGCAATATTTCCCTGGCGGAAATGCGGCTACGCAGTGCGGTGCAATTGCCTGAGTTGCATACCGCCAAACAGGCCACGTTGCAGGCGCAAGGTCTGGTGCAGCAGCTCCTCACGTTTGCCCGTGGGGGTGCTCCCATCAAACGCCCGACACTGTTGAGCGATTTGGTGGAGCAGTTTTTCCTCCATCACAGTCGGGCTACGCGTATCGAATATCGGCTGGAGCTGGCGCCGCGTCTGCCGAATCTGGCCGTGGACCCGGCACAGATCCGTCGTTTGTTAGGCAATCTCATCCGCAATGCCGAGCAGGCGCAGCCTGAAGGCGGGCTGATCACGGTGCGCTGCGTGGCGGCAGACCCTGGGGAGATGTTTCCCCATGAGCTCCTGACGGACCATCCTAGCCAGCCGAGCGGTATTGTGATTGAGGTGATTGATGCAGGTGAGGGCATCCTAGCAGAAAATCTAACGCATATTTTTGAGCCCTACTTCAGCACGCGCAAGGCGGAAAACGCCACGGGCCTGGGGCTGACGGTGTGCGAATCCATCGCGAAAGCACACGGTGGTTCCCTGTCTGTGCGCAGTGAGGCGGGCCGGGGGACGACGGTACGCTTTTACCTGCCGGTGGATGCCGATGGTGAAGAAGTGGACTCGATCGGTCTGACCACGGCGTTTGATTCCGCACCGCCTTCGGCTGCGCCGCGTATCCTGGTGCTGGAGGACGATCCCCTCATCCGTAGCCTGATTGTGAGGAATCTCAGCAGCCAAAACTACGAGATCGCTGAGAGTGCTGAGGGAAGTGAAACGGTGCGTCTTTACCAGGAGTCCCTGCAAGCCGGGCACCCTTATGATCTGGTCATTTTAGATTTATCCATCCCGAATGGGATGGGGGGCGTTCGCACAATGGAGCGCCTGCGCCAGCTTGACCCAGAAGTGCTGGCCATCGTTTCCAGTGGTTATTCGGATGATCCTGTGATGGCTAAACCTGCTGCCTATGGCTTTGCCGCTGTGCTGCCCAAGCCCTACGAGCCTGCAGATATGCTGCGCCTGGTGAAAACGGTGCTGGCCCAGCGCGAAGTGCGCAAGTGA
- a CDS encoding CobW family GTP-binding protein — protein MKRLPLLLIAGFLGAGKTTFLRRLMTSLRESGTGFSVIVNDFENAEVDAVRLRTLEAEVRALNGSCVCCSSLHDFMEMLGDIPVPKGGVLLVEVNGASDLLSLIAAITVRHECQRFTSPLQVTLLDAKRWQTRGAQNELEREQALTSTHWQLTHAQEVTPALLEQRRADIRTLCPQARETDAAALADDLRLLAATSRWARPAATPQPLADPALATSAPPPQHHHEGPRAFTSMQVKVPFVVKRRDLELTLAALPESVIRVKGLCRLAELPQVPMSFQHVRPQAETWFLPMIQARSITPIGVIIGVGLPEASITAQFQALPTAELTPGFDPNDW, from the coding sequence ATGAAGCGCCTCCCCCTTCTCTTGATCGCAGGCTTTCTCGGAGCCGGGAAGACCACCTTTCTCCGCCGTCTGATGACGTCACTCCGAGAAAGCGGCACCGGCTTCAGCGTCATCGTCAACGACTTTGAAAATGCTGAGGTGGATGCCGTGCGGCTGCGCACCCTCGAGGCCGAAGTCCGCGCCCTCAATGGCTCCTGCGTCTGCTGCAGTTCCCTCCATGATTTTATGGAAATGCTGGGAGACATCCCCGTGCCCAAAGGCGGCGTGCTGCTGGTGGAGGTCAATGGGGCCTCAGACCTCCTCTCCCTCATCGCCGCCATCACCGTGCGGCATGAGTGCCAGCGCTTCACCTCCCCCCTCCAGGTCACCCTGCTGGATGCCAAACGCTGGCAGACACGCGGCGCACAAAACGAGCTGGAGCGCGAGCAAGCCCTCACCTCCACCCACTGGCAGCTCACCCATGCCCAGGAGGTCACCCCGGCCCTTTTAGAGCAGCGCCGGGCAGACATCCGCACCCTCTGCCCCCAGGCCCGTGAGACCGATGCCGCCGCCCTGGCAGACGATCTCCGCCTCCTCGCCGCGACCTCCCGCTGGGCCCGGCCTGCGGCCACCCCGCAGCCCCTGGCAGATCCCGCTTTAGCCACCTCCGCGCCCCCGCCCCAGCATCACCATGAAGGCCCGCGCGCCTTCACCTCCATGCAGGTGAAAGTGCCTTTTGTGGTCAAACGCCGCGACCTCGAGCTCACCCTGGCCGCCCTGCCAGAGAGCGTCATCCGCGTGAAAGGCCTGTGCCGCCTGGCCGAGCTCCCCCAGGTGCCCATGTCCTTTCAGCACGTGCGCCCGCAGGCAGAGACGTGGTTCCTCCCCATGATCCAGGCCCGCAGCATCACCCCCATCGGCGTCATCATCGGCGTGGGCCTGCCAGAGGCTTCCATCACCGCCCAGTTCCAGGCCCTCCCCACCGCCGAGCTGACGCCAGGATTCGACCCCAACGACTGGTGA
- a CDS encoding M3 family oligoendopeptidase: MSSPIPLTPDRWSLESWFTAFGGADYIAFKADLVRDLEALKQQATALGQDLPAIVQVLTSYEKVGDRLGHLSAYLGCLSADDASDEAVKADEAWISTLDAENTKLRASLQSALAALPEADFERLLKDAALAGAEHAVRRMRTEGRQQMPGELEALAADLNVNGLHAWGRLYDTLSGKMVFDMTFPDGHRETVPMARRRALMSDPDRRLREASFHAGQQPWLDHADTLAAGLNGIAGTRLSLYGHRGIPHFLETPLFDGAMSRASLDAMLEAIHTHIELPRRAIRAAARLQGTPALHYFDLEAPQVKAPDEKPLTWDEACATVDRAFTTAYPALGKYFRDMLQQRWIEAQPRPGKRPGAFCTGSLLRHEERVYMTWHGTVHDMVTLAHEAGHAWHSCVLRPARSYAASYPMTLAETASNFGEMILLDGLMSDPALTPATKAYLLDQEMLRAHAYLVNIPMRYEFEKAFYAERAAGEVSVSRLRELMTAAQNQLYGDTLLPDGTDPMFWASKMHFFITGVSFYNFPYVFGYLLSQALFARFKAEGASFLPRYEAFLAATGSATCEEVARQTLGADLTDPAFWATALQAITPTLEAYEKLPSA, encoded by the coding sequence ATGTCTTCACCCATCCCCCTCACGCCGGATCGTTGGTCTCTGGAATCCTGGTTCACCGCGTTTGGCGGTGCCGATTACATCGCTTTCAAAGCCGATTTGGTGCGGGATCTGGAGGCCCTGAAACAGCAGGCCACCGCGCTCGGGCAGGACCTACCGGCCATCGTGCAGGTCCTCACCAGTTATGAAAAGGTGGGGGATCGCCTGGGGCATCTGTCCGCTTACCTGGGCTGCCTTTCCGCCGATGACGCGAGCGATGAAGCGGTGAAGGCCGACGAGGCCTGGATCTCCACCCTGGATGCGGAAAATACCAAGCTGCGGGCCTCCCTCCAGTCTGCCCTGGCCGCCCTGCCAGAAGCCGATTTTGAACGCCTGCTGAAGGACGCCGCTCTAGCCGGTGCCGAACATGCCGTGAGGCGCATGCGCACGGAAGGGCGGCAGCAGATGCCGGGGGAACTGGAGGCGCTGGCGGCCGATCTGAATGTGAATGGCCTCCATGCCTGGGGCCGCCTGTATGATACCCTCAGCGGCAAGATGGTCTTCGACATGACCTTCCCCGATGGCCACCGCGAGACGGTGCCCATGGCCCGCCGCCGTGCGCTCATGTCGGACCCAGATCGTCGTCTGCGCGAGGCCTCTTTTCACGCGGGGCAGCAGCCCTGGCTGGACCATGCAGATACCCTGGCCGCCGGGCTCAATGGCATCGCCGGCACGCGCCTCAGCCTCTACGGTCACCGGGGCATCCCGCACTTTTTAGAAACCCCGCTCTTTGATGGGGCCATGAGCCGCGCCTCGCTGGATGCCATGCTGGAGGCCATCCACACGCACATCGAGTTGCCACGCCGCGCCATCCGCGCCGCCGCTCGTTTGCAGGGCACGCCCGCCCTGCATTACTTCGACCTCGAAGCCCCGCAGGTGAAGGCTCCGGATGAAAAACCCCTCACCTGGGATGAAGCCTGCGCCACGGTGGACCGCGCCTTCACCACCGCCTACCCCGCGCTAGGGAAATACTTTCGCGACATGCTCCAGCAGCGCTGGATCGAGGCCCAACCCCGCCCTGGCAAGCGCCCCGGCGCCTTCTGCACCGGCTCCCTGCTCCGCCATGAAGAGCGCGTGTACATGACCTGGCACGGCACCGTGCATGACATGGTCACCCTGGCGCATGAGGCCGGCCACGCCTGGCACTCCTGCGTGCTGCGCCCGGCCCGCTCCTACGCTGCCAGTTACCCCATGACCCTGGCGGAGACGGCTTCCAACTTCGGCGAAATGATCCTGCTGGATGGCCTCATGAGCGACCCCGCGCTCACCCCGGCCACCAAGGCCTACCTGCTGGATCAAGAGATGCTGCGGGCCCATGCCTACCTGGTGAACATCCCCATGCGGTATGAGTTTGAAAAAGCCTTTTATGCCGAACGCGCCGCCGGTGAGGTCTCCGTCTCCCGCCTGCGCGAGCTCATGACAGCGGCGCAAAATCAGCTCTATGGAGACACCCTGCTGCCTGACGGGACCGACCCCATGTTCTGGGCCTCGAAGATGCATTTCTTCATCACCGGCGTGTCGTTTTATAACTTCCCCTACGTCTTCGGTTACCTGCTCAGTCAGGCGTTGTTCGCCCGGTTTAAAGCTGAAGGCGCCAGCTTCCTGCCGCGTTATGAGGCCTTCCTGGCCGCCACCGGCAGCGCCACCTGTGAAGAAGTGGCCCGGCAGACCCTGGGGGCCGACCTCACCGATCCCGCCTTTTGGGCCACCGCCCTCCAGGCCATCACCCCCACCTTGGAGGCTTATGAAAAACTGCCCTCTGCGTGA
- a CDS encoding AAA family ATPase, whose amino-acid sequence MSDPYVMDAELQSATKPIAALRQALNEVLFGQSELIELVLCGVIARGHVLLEGLPGLGKTELVKGLSKALNLTTRRVQFTPDLLPGDITGNPVLQEVDGRREFVFQPGPLFTNLLLADEINRASPKTQSALLEAMQERRVTVLGHTHTLPDPFFVLATQNPIELEGTYPLPEAQVDRFLFKLEVLRNSAETLAKIVLHRELGVEPSVPTVTTREEFAHIQQAARRIYLPEVVADYIARLVDATHPGQSKAAEGVRYGASPRAALSLASAAKARALMHGRPNASFEDVQALAPAVLNHRVLLDYTARMDGRSSASVVRAILAEVPVQNLATPRTLKEAA is encoded by the coding sequence ATGTCTGACCCCTACGTGATGGATGCCGAACTGCAGTCTGCGACGAAGCCCATCGCGGCTCTGCGCCAGGCGCTGAATGAGGTTTTATTTGGCCAGAGTGAGTTGATCGAGCTGGTGCTCTGTGGCGTCATCGCACGCGGTCACGTGCTCTTGGAAGGCCTGCCGGGCCTGGGCAAAACGGAGCTGGTGAAGGGCCTTTCCAAAGCGCTGAACCTCACCACCCGGCGCGTGCAGTTTACCCCAGATCTGCTGCCGGGTGACATCACGGGAAATCCGGTGCTGCAGGAGGTGGATGGGCGGCGCGAGTTCGTCTTCCAGCCAGGGCCGCTTTTTACCAACCTGCTGCTGGCGGATGAGATCAACCGTGCGTCGCCGAAGACCCAGTCCGCCCTGCTGGAGGCCATGCAGGAGCGGCGTGTGACGGTGCTGGGCCACACCCACACGTTGCCAGATCCTTTCTTCGTGCTGGCCACGCAAAACCCCATCGAGCTGGAGGGTACCTACCCGCTGCCGGAGGCGCAGGTGGACCGCTTTCTTTTCAAGCTGGAGGTGCTGCGCAACAGTGCGGAGACTTTGGCGAAGATCGTGTTGCATCGTGAGTTAGGCGTGGAGCCCAGCGTGCCCACCGTCACCACGCGGGAGGAGTTTGCCCACATCCAGCAGGCCGCCCGGCGCATTTACCTGCCGGAGGTCGTGGCGGACTACATCGCCCGTCTGGTGGATGCCACGCACCCCGGACAGTCCAAGGCGGCGGAAGGCGTGCGCTATGGTGCTAGCCCTCGTGCCGCGCTGAGTCTGGCCTCCGCTGCAAAAGCCCGCGCGCTCATGCATGGCCGGCCCAATGCGAGCTTCGAAGATGTGCAGGCCCTGGCCCCTGCGGTGCTGAATCATCGTGTGCTGCTGGACTACACGGCGCGCATGGATGGCCGCAGCAGTGCCAGCGTGGTGCGGGCCATCCTTGCCGAGGTGCCTGTGCAAAATCTCGCCACCCCGCGCACCCTGAAGGAGGCCGCATGA
- a CDS encoding ABC transporter ATP-binding protein — MHQTSHPPAEMDRSQPAIVVENLQRSFGTLQAVQGVSFSIGHGQVVGFVGANGAGKTTTMRILATLDYPNEGTVKIGGHNVVHYPDKVRRLLGWMPDSFGTYEHMTVLEYLDFYARALGYKGQERLKRIQEVMDFTDLTPLADRMSNKMSKGQTQRLCLGRSLLHDPQILIMDEPAAGLDPKARVELKQLIRILAEEGKTILISSHILSELGEMCDSLLFIDKGRIVHHGDAESMTRGSAATAETLVTVQVVGDPAKLVQWALTAPLIEVVEETKRGARLRVQSVEEGTLAGVLRRMITDGLQVTDFHREERKLEDAFIDMLGQIDKGTFKGDTP, encoded by the coding sequence ATGCACCAGACTTCCCATCCCCCCGCGGAAATGGACCGCAGTCAGCCCGCCATCGTGGTGGAAAATTTGCAGCGCTCTTTCGGCACTTTGCAGGCCGTGCAGGGCGTCTCCTTCAGCATCGGTCATGGCCAGGTGGTGGGCTTTGTCGGGGCCAATGGCGCAGGCAAGACCACCACCATGCGCATCCTGGCCACGCTGGATTACCCCAATGAGGGCACGGTAAAAATCGGCGGGCACAATGTCGTCCATTACCCGGATAAGGTGCGTCGTTTGTTAGGCTGGATGCCGGATAGCTTCGGTACGTATGAGCACATGACCGTGCTGGAGTACCTGGACTTTTACGCCCGTGCCCTGGGCTACAAAGGCCAGGAGCGGCTGAAGCGCATCCAGGAGGTGATGGACTTCACGGACCTCACACCGCTGGCAGATCGCATGAGCAATAAGATGTCCAAGGGACAGACCCAGCGCCTGTGCCTGGGGCGCTCTCTTTTGCACGATCCGCAGATCCTCATCATGGACGAGCCCGCCGCCGGGCTGGACCCCAAGGCGCGTGTGGAGCTGAAGCAGCTCATCCGCATCCTGGCGGAAGAGGGCAAGACCATCCTCATCAGCTCCCACATCCTCAGCGAGCTGGGGGAGATGTGCGATAGCCTCCTGTTCATTGACAAAGGCCGCATCGTTCACCATGGCGATGCCGAGTCCATGACCCGTGGCAGCGCCGCCACCGCGGAGACGCTGGTGACGGTGCAGGTGGTGGGAGATCCCGCCAAACTGGTGCAGTGGGCCCTCACCGCGCCCCTGATCGAGGTGGTGGAGGAAACCAAACGCGGTGCCCGCCTGCGCGTACAATCGGTGGAAGAAGGGACGCTAGCCGGGGTCCTGCGCCGAATGATAACCGATGGTCTCCAGGTTACCGACTTCCACCGCGAAGAGCGCAAGCTCGAAGATGCCTTCATTGACATGCTGGGGCAGATTGACAAAGGCACCTTCAAAGGCGACACGCCATAG
- a CDS encoding BamA/OMP85 family outer membrane protein, with protein sequence MCSEDAAARARHPQSLPARLLGLSALWICSLTCPLLAPAQEVPTAGYSLREGGVTVTVTGADAAMWNDLDSMLKDQLTLSGSSTPSEPLADDLAFFTRQHYIREGWPEAEVRWELKGGTITLAINTGVQKRVGEITWRGDLIVPEEELRTFLLRPSIEKEGADKTHPVWVDSELQSGTGLVQRRLRAEGYLQAQVTFLPDPITGSDGLRDIAMEVKAGPRFTFGTVDFAGGPMELEKKMRGLIAQTPGLPFNEARVQQIEGQLNSIAKEAGWLNSATVSDYKLGLQGGTVDVVIRMTPGERVRVAQIVPHPDFSRGSKRVLTAGFREAEGKYYIAEDLDVMFKRALDTGMFARLDVEPQLQPGISPAQADLRITGEETKPKTLGFELGFDTFLGPQAGVNYRNTNFRDQGNTLAAELNWSTAGPLGSLKLTNPAIFNSGYASSVQLAVENFNLFEYSRYGTSLNLELSRRASKHFTYTVFAGVSANTVSTDVLTDAEIGPDTYTLGSLGGSMMLDYRDSPVLPRKGWFVSARLESTLDVMGSNVSYMRTDLRGAWYRPITKKFRFAAGAALLSIQGAAAEELPIDSRVFNGGPNSVRAFAERELGPVTNGGTPLGGTSALFASAEFSYEIYPNLELALFGDVGSLGRGSNSSAFDYSSDFRPAIGAGLRYKLPFGPIRLDYGHNVGKREGESGGMLHVTVGFAF encoded by the coding sequence ATGTGCAGTGAGGATGCAGCAGCGCGGGCCCGGCACCCGCAGTCACTCCCAGCGAGGCTCCTGGGCCTCTCTGCGCTGTGGATATGCAGCCTGACATGCCCGCTCCTCGCCCCGGCGCAGGAGGTGCCCACCGCAGGCTACAGCCTCCGCGAGGGCGGCGTCACCGTCACCGTGACCGGGGCCGATGCCGCCATGTGGAATGACCTGGACAGCATGCTGAAGGACCAGCTCACCCTTTCCGGCAGCAGCACGCCCAGTGAACCTTTGGCCGATGACCTCGCCTTTTTCACCCGCCAGCACTACATCCGCGAAGGCTGGCCCGAGGCTGAAGTGCGCTGGGAGCTGAAGGGCGGCACCATCACCCTGGCCATCAATACCGGGGTGCAAAAGCGCGTGGGGGAGATCACCTGGCGTGGGGACCTCATCGTGCCGGAGGAGGAGCTGCGCACCTTTCTCCTGCGCCCCAGCATTGAAAAAGAAGGCGCGGATAAAACCCACCCCGTATGGGTGGACAGCGAGCTGCAAAGCGGCACCGGCCTGGTGCAGCGCCGCCTGCGGGCCGAGGGCTACCTCCAGGCCCAGGTCACCTTTCTCCCAGACCCCATCACCGGCAGCGATGGCCTGCGCGACATCGCCATGGAGGTGAAAGCAGGGCCGCGTTTCACCTTCGGCACCGTGGACTTTGCCGGCGGCCCGATGGAGCTGGAAAAGAAGATGCGTGGCCTCATTGCCCAGACTCCCGGCCTGCCCTTCAATGAAGCACGCGTGCAGCAGATCGAAGGTCAGCTCAACAGCATCGCCAAAGAGGCCGGCTGGCTCAATTCGGCCACCGTTTCGGACTACAAGTTAGGCCTGCAAGGCGGCACCGTGGATGTCGTCATCCGCATGACTCCGGGCGAGCGCGTGCGCGTGGCGCAGATCGTCCCGCACCCCGACTTTAGCCGGGGCTCCAAGCGTGTGCTGACGGCTGGCTTTCGCGAGGCGGAGGGTAAATATTACATCGCCGAAGACCTGGACGTGATGTTCAAGCGCGCGCTGGATACCGGCATGTTTGCCCGGCTGGATGTGGAGCCTCAGTTGCAGCCCGGCATCAGCCCCGCCCAGGCGGATCTCCGCATCACCGGTGAGGAGACAAAGCCGAAGACGCTGGGCTTTGAGCTCGGCTTTGATACCTTCCTGGGCCCACAGGCGGGGGTGAACTACCGGAACACGAATTTTCGGGATCAGGGCAATACCCTGGCTGCGGAACTGAACTGGAGCACCGCAGGCCCCCTGGGCTCTCTCAAGCTCACCAACCCCGCCATTTTTAATTCCGGTTATGCCAGCTCCGTCCAGCTCGCGGTGGAAAATTTCAATCTCTTTGAATACTCCCGTTACGGCACCAGCCTGAACCTGGAGCTCTCCCGGCGGGCCAGCAAACACTTCACCTACACCGTCTTCGCGGGTGTCTCTGCCAACACCGTCTCCACCGATGTCCTCACCGATGCCGAGATCGGCCCAGACACTTATACCCTCGGCAGCCTGGGCGGCAGCATGATGCTGGACTACCGGGACAGCCCCGTCCTGCCGCGCAAAGGCTGGTTTGTCAGCGCCCGCCTGGAGTCCACCCTGGATGTCATGGGCTCCAACGTCAGCTACATGCGCACAGACCTGCGCGGGGCCTGGTATCGGCCCATCACCAAGAAATTTCGCTTCGCCGCCGGCGCGGCCTTGCTCAGCATCCAGGGCGCTGCCGCTGAGGAGTTGCCCATTGATTCCCGTGTCTTCAATGGCGGGCCTAACAGCGTGCGTGCCTTTGCTGAGCGTGAACTGGGGCCCGTGACCAATGGCGGCACCCCGCTCGGCGGTACCTCCGCCCTGTTTGCCAGCGCTGAGTTCAGTTACGAAATCTACCCCAACCTCGAACTCGCCCTCTTTGGCGACGTCGGTAGCCTCGGCCGTGGCAGCAACAGCAGCGCCTTCGATTACTCCTCCGACTTCCGCCCCGCCATCGGTGCCGGATTGCGCTACAAGCTGCCCTTCGGCCCCATCCGCTTGGACTACGGTCACAACGTCGGCAAACGGGAAGGTGAAAGCGGCGGCATGCTGCACGTCACCGTCGGCTTTGCCTTTTGA